The genomic interval CATAAAGTAAATGCCGAATGACTCGTTTTACCTattccaaaaaataaatacagggtgaaatacaacaaaatggACAAACAAATGTGACTGGATGAGATAAATAAAGGGAGCACATCTGCTCCCCTCTGAGACGGACGGGTGGAGAGATGTGAGCTGACACAAACAAGTGAAGGAGAATTCTGCATTACTCACCGGGCATGCCTGTCAGGGTTATCAAATAGTAAGGGGAGCAAAGATGGGAGCAGAACAGAAAAGAATGGACTGTGTTAAGTCAAGCTGGGAGGGCAAGACAAGTGAGAGAGCTGAGTGTTAGACACGGGCAGAGACAGATTGTTCCTTTTTGTGAAATTAAATCATCAGGCAGCGAAGAAGGTGAGAGCAGGAATAATGCAGAGTGTGAACCTGCAGCGGGATTTAATGAGTTCAGAGAAGCTATCCAATGACGTCAGGATTCAGTTCATATCCATCAAATATGGGAGCAAGCACATAGCAAAGCTAGCTTGAgtgataaaaagaagaaaaaaatctgttgcacacaaatacagtatatattgctCAGTTTGTAAATAAACAAGTGTTGCAAAAAGCAATTGCAGAGGTTGGGGAACAAAAGTAATTGGTTTGAAATAAATTTCACGTGTACTGAAAAGACAGAGTAACCAATGTATTTAACACTGAACTCACCTATCATCTGTGCAATCGTCTTCTCATACTCAGCAACAATCCTCCTGTGGATGAAAAAGTGTGGATCATCAGTATAGGAGTTACATCAGTatgacaaattattttaaaaaaaactatgaaacaATTTAAGTTGGTTCGGAggatgtttaaataaaaacatatagcCTGACCTGGTTGGATCTGGCACTTCTGATTTGTGCTCTCTGTCATAATTTTGATATTGCGTTCATATGCTGGAAACATCTgatattaaaaagtacaaattaaGTGGAAAAGGTGCAATAAGATATTTTCAACGATTTCAGGTAAATGACACAGAAAACTGCTCTCCAGCTGGCAACTTCAGATAATAGGAATATTGAGTAATTGAAGAGTTTTAAGCGCCCTAAACTAGCTTTATATCTCTCATCTATTTGCACTATGTCCAGTTTCCATCTGAGTCTTAAAGCTAGAAGTTCCCCCACGCTCCAAGCCAAAGAGCAGCAGGGCCCGATAGGAAGCCTTGTGTTGCCAGAGGTAAGAGGATTGATTAGCCATGCCTCCCCCTTAGCCTCTTAGCCCCTCCTTATGCTGAGCCCAATCAGCCAAATGAAGTAAGCTCTGTCTTATTCACACCAACTGAACTGAGGCCAGCTGGACCCACATACCCACCACCTGCTGACAGAGAACAAGGCCTCATATCTCCATCCTTGAACCTATATTTGTCGTACATATATTGATCATATGGAGACTTAAATGTAAGTGTAGTTAACCACAGTTTTAAGATATTGGTGGTGTATAATCCACACCTCGAAGCCCCTCGAAGATCTTCTCATGGATcacttacatatatatatcttataccATAATCATCTATTCTCCACCTTTTACGCTCATGCCGATAGTAGGACTCGGATGGACTTCTTTAACTGGCTCTCCACTCCGCATTAGCTGTGACTTTTGCACTTAAAGCAAGATAAACCAATTGATAGGTTAAACGATGATGGGTGGAGTCTGACAACAAACACTAAGCGTTGCGACAGAGTACCACTGAACAGAAACACAGGGAGGTGTTAAGTCCTTCCTTTAGTGTATGGGTGGAACCTCACATTGACGTTAGTGATGACAACACAAGGTGCTACTTCCTACCTCAtctccaccacttcctgtcggcTGTCTTCATACTTCCTCTGCCACTCCAGCACTTCTTTCTCCTTTGTCACGATCTAAGGAGGGAGACAAAACAGTTAAGTGTGTGATGTTGAATTAATGTACTAACCGTAGCTATGACTTGTAGGATAAAAAGTTTTAGGCGCACCTCCTCTTGGGCGATTCCCAGCGATTGGTCCAGTTCTCTGGGCAGGTGGGGAGTCTCCCCTTCGATGTAGCTGGTAATGGTCCTGGTGTACAGTGAGTTCTTGGACACGCCACTCTCTACAGGAGAAGACACGTCTCTGTGCTGCGTCCAGGAGCCGACGGAGAGgcgggagaggaaaggaaacataaCCAGTTACAAACCAGACTGAGCCAAAGATGGGACACCCTCACCGCCGGGGCCACACGCATTCCTGAATCAAACGGCAAGGCAGCATTAAACTAcgtcaaaatgtaaaacactcCAAAAATCAATATGTAAATGAGATTGGCTGGTGATGCTCCTGAAGACTTGGTCAGCTGCCACATGATTGGATGAAACAGTCTTCATTGCCACAGTATTAGCCAAGTGATTTGGCTGATGCTGCCCCCAGCTGAGCAGTCAAGGAGCTTGAATGTGATTTAGGTCCAGACAAGGTAAACAGGAAGGAGGGCAGCAGTTGATACAGCAAGGGCTGCATCATGTACAGGAGAGGGAGGGTAAGGTAGCGGACTGGGCAGCATGGGAAATAGATGTTAGTCTCATGTTAAAGCATATTTCAACATATTGGTCATACCTGTTGTGGCTAGAATCAAAGTGTGAACTGTTACAGCAATGCCCTGATTATTTTACTATTACAAAGACTTTGATTTAAGGTGAACTAGGAAGTTCACAGGATTAGAAAGACTGATTTTGGATACAGTGTTGAGGTGTACTGAGAGAGACTACAAAACAaagcatgtatgcatgtgttcatgtgaccATTTCCACATTTGACtctaccaccaccacctcctcacaCAATTCATcatattaaaatgcaaaaacaatccCTTTTCTAGCACCATTTGCGTTCCCCTAAAACTCTGCTCTGAAATGGATTGTGTCATCCCTGGGAGAGCTGGATTACGGGCGGATTTGAGGAAATGGTCTGGGCTCACAGGGGACAAGGCGCCTCAGATCCactaatgaaatgaaaagagagTGTTTGGACCTGCCAAGTTCAGGTAACCATGAACCTCTTTTGCTTTTAGTCAGGTGCTGATTGGGATTACCCTCCCACTTCAGTGAGGttcaaacagaaatgtaaaggAAATGTGCCAAAACTAAGTGCCGGTATGACTCACAGTAACTTATATTTTAGAGGTCTGTTTTACAGAGACAATcctaatagaaaaaaaacattaaaatgccaGTACCATAAATTGTAATAAAGTATAATAAAGCAACATCCGTTATGCTGAATAAATGTGTGTCCTTACTGAGAGTACACCAATCCATTTAGCCCAGAGTCTCATAAAACTAACCACAATTTCTCAACTACAATACTAACTGAAAGCACACTATGAAAGGGTTCAagttataaaacaaaaatgcagaCAACTCCCAGAGTGGACAATGTGGTGATGGCtccctgtcaatcacaaggtagccgcGCCCTAAAGGATACCCTTCCttttgtctattttactctaaatgggaccatcatttccTGAATGAATATCATGAAGTGATAAATTCAGAGAAAAGTAtggtaattttctcatagaacAATTTTCCATAAAATCTGACTTATTTCAAACAGTTGAGTTGCCCCCAACTGACTATTAGAAAGACACAGCAGATGGGTAAAGCATTTCCACATgagcttcacttttcagaccatTACAAATTTGTAATGGATgaaattaacacacacacacaaacaaccagcCCCGGGGCAGTTTTCCCACTTTGCCTGGCTGGTAATTCCGTCTTGTACAAAAACTCCTTTACCAGATCCTCCTGgatcacaacattttaaaacacttaCTGTCGACATTAGGAAAAACTACCTGATGTGaacaaaaaaagggacaacTGCTACGTCAAACACAAAAGAACCCATTAGTAGACACAAGAGATACTATGTATAACAGGGACAACGTACAGCTATGGTAGGCTACGATGTAGAGAGACCTAGAATAATATCTCAGACTTCTGGGTTCTACGGGAGTTAGACAGTGCAGTCTATGGCCATATGGACAATTGTTTTGGCTCTGTACTCCAGCACTAGGTGAGTATAGGGCTGAGCCTTAATTAGATGGCATTTACATTCAAACAGCATTGGAGGAGCCCTAGCATTTGTACAACATTGGAGGTACTGTGTATTTTAAGGACTGTGATTCCTACACTCTTAACCACTGTAGATAAAAACACCTTAATTTACCATCAGCCCTTAACTCTCATAGCTACTTCAAATCTAGTGTGCTGGTGCTCGAAgccaaaaacaatgacaaatgtGTTTATGTCCAAATACTTGGACTGCACTGTAGTTGGATTAAGGCCAACACCGATCACAGGGCTATTTGTTCCTCTTACTTTGAGTAAGGGTGAACCGTTGATATTCCACCGCCGAGTGCTGGGTTTCTTGAGTCGAGACTGTAAAATGTGTGGGACAACAGCATGAGACATGGATGGAAAGAGGAGCGGGAAGTGCCTGCCCTGCTCCAACTCTGACGAGAGTTAGTCCACTGACCATACAATGTAGATTCACCACTGATTGAGCAAGAAATCTCACTCCTCTTCTGCTACTGTATGAAGGCATGGGCTGTTTCAGTACAGGCCCTTCAACCTTAGATCGACATTAGCAAGTTCTACCTAAAATTCCAGCCAAACTTGATACTGTCACCTACCTGATGTACCTGGTTGTTAGTGCTGTTAGTCTGGGAAAGGACCGAATCACAAAACAAGAATGTGACTGGGATTTTGGGGCGATGACAGCAAAGCATCAACAAATATATCTGGGAGAGTTACTCCTCAGCAGCTGATATAATCTACTGTGAGACATTCCCAGTCACATTCATGCTCATGTAAGCTTCTCATGAACAGGCAACATGCATAATAAAGGCAAGGGACTAAGAATGCACAGCACTCTGTCGCTGAGAAGACAACCTGGAAGTGCTCGCTGCTAGGCAGGGAGGGAGCTTTACGCGTTAAGCCATGTTAAAGATTACATATGTAGGGGATTGTTGAAGAGCACTGCGAATGTAGAGGTGCAGCCACCATGTTGACAATGCCATGAGCTCACAGTAACTCCAAATGGTGTGTTTAGAGGGAAAGGGAGGCAGGCTGagacacactcatgcacacacacctacagccACGCACACGTGCAtttcacacacacctgcttttcTATAATCACTCATTCAAGAGATGCATCTttcctcttacacacacacttgcatacaGCAGGTGCAAGTCTCAGCGCAGTACCTGGGGAGTTACAGTGGAGAAGGAGGGGCACTGAGAGATGTTTTTGGCTACCTGCAGAGCCTCTATCCTCAGGGCAGCAAGCACCAGCTCCTCCTGGGCCGCACACATGTGGGGTTTGTGAAGGGGGAATTGATGGATTTTGGGGGTAAGGAAGGAGGGGGTTGCGGCCCAAGGATGAGAGAGCAAAAGGAAAACATATAGAAACTTAAGTTGATCGCGCACACACTTGCTGCTGCAATATTTCATACACCATCGATCTATTTTACACAGTAAGCTAAAAACTGCAACTGAGGCATAGAAGGTGAAAAATGGGAAAATGAAAAGGCAGGATGTAGTAAGGTGACACAGTGAGAGCAAcgtggaaaaacacacacaaacagctaaAAGGGTCACAAATTGGCCACCAGATGTAAGACCTATAAGGTTCATCAAGAGGGGTCATGTCTGGTCTGTCAACACACCTGTAGTTTTTGGGCGAATGCGGTGGGGTTGGTCTCAGCCAGGTCAGGCTCCAGGTACTGCAGGAGGTCGTCACACTCAGACAGTCTGTCTAACAGAGGCATGGCCGGGACAGGAGAAGGGGCCTCCACAGGGCCCTGGTAAGGGGACTACAGGGGCACCGGGAGGAGTAGGTAGGAGGGCAGGGGTCAGCATGGCAAAGCAAAGcgctgtgtgtttcagtggcaGCAGAGTTTAAGCTGGGAAGCTAGTGGGCGGACTGGCTGTGTGTCATACGAGGCTTTAATGAGAATCACCATGACTGATGGCGCTCATGTTGAGAGGGCAATGTCCCGGCCTTCAATAAAGCATGTGCAGTGTGGCACTCTCCCCCCTTGTGACTAAACAATGACATGAATTCTACAAAATCAAAGCTCACAAATTCTCCTCACGTGATGGTGACAAGACACAGCAATGACAACATATGTGATGTTTGAACATTTACACAAGCATTCGGCTCACCTGCTCATTCCTCTCTGTGCTCTGTGTTCGGCTGAGtgcctcgctctctctcttcctgcccttgTCGCCAGCGCAGCCCTCTGAACCGGGCCGGGAGCTCAGCACTGGTGTCTTCATACCCGCTGTTATCTGGGCCTCCATCTCCTCAAAACTCCTGCTCAGAGTGAGCgacagagaggggaaagggagggagagagagggacaagGCATGTCATTTACTGTATAAGAAGGATGAGAGTGAACTGCATGCATTATGCAATCAAAATCATTCTGGTTCACAATTAGCAAAGTAGATAGTATACTGTACCAGTAAAGCACTGACAAATGCACTGTAAGACCTACTACATTATACAGCAAACATACTGTCTGAAATACTACACGATAAATTCACTGAAATAAACATGAACCAATAGAAGTGTGTCATACCCTGTGCAGGGGGAGCTGGGCTCAGATCCATGTGCACACGTATTCTTGCTTAAGCCGTCAGATACTGAGTCCAACTTCAAGTACAAAGACGGCTTCTTCACAGACAGTGGCTAAAAGACACACGAGGAAATACAACATAACCTTTCTGAATTATACTTTTAAATAACGTATATACACAACAAACTATCCTTAATAAAGAAAGCGGCACACATTTGATGAATTCTCTAAATAACGTCAAAATACTCACAGGCGAAGCAGAGCCAAGCTTCTCCATGTACTCAATTTCATAGTCTTGCACTGtcacagaaagacaaaacaaagtttgagaggcagaagaagaaatggAGAGACATTTCAGCCAGTGTAGAGCTCTGTACTGATGATGTCAGAGGCGGAGGCAGGGCTGTCTGTTCATTATTTCATCTCTGACCCAGATGAGTTGAGCCACACAGCCTCTGGGAAAAGGAGACTCTTTTGGAGGTCAGAGGGTACTAGAGAACTGGGCCAACAGGCTTATTTCACTGCCACAACAAAAATCAATAGCATTGCTGGATGAATGAAGAGTAAAGGGGATGGTTGCTGTACATGACGGTTTATCCAAACATAAGCTTTGAATGTCCTTTGAGCACCGCCAGTCTGCGGTATGCTTTGATCTCGGTCAGCACTTTTCTGAATAGAGGTGGCCCGGAGGCACAAAGAGGAATCCAAGAGTCAGACAGCTAAGCCTCACCTGGAGTCTGGTGAGGAAGACTGTTCTCATTAACAAAGGAAGTAAGGTCGCATGGCTGAGGGAAGTCTTGCTGGTCAGAGGTCAAATCTGCATCCATGTTGTGCAGGGCGGCCCACTTgtggctggtggaggaggccaGCTTCTCCTCGTCTGTGGCGTGGTCGTCCTGTGGGCGGAGGGAGGGAGTTTCATCTGCAGGCGTAGGATcctgcaacacaaagaaggTGCCAGTGACAGAGTCGCAGGGAAGAGGGAGAAATGCAGGCAGACAACAGTGAGAGGCTCAACTGTACTGAGAGATGTACAGGTAGGAAGAATTAGGTACGCACCTGGAATGGGTTAGACAATGGGGATTTCTTTGGCGACCTTTTCACTCTGAAAGTATTACTGAGAAAAAGGACAACACATAAACAGTCAAGATCCAGAGTCACTCAGTACACAGCTTTATTATATCCATCGGTCACTGTCGAAGACCGAGTACTGTGTACTAGCGCCATATCTCAAATGTGTGTATAGTCGCAAATACTGAAATGTAAACCTGGTTGGGTACGTCTGCTTTTTCATAAAATGACAACGTAATGTGCATTGAGTGACAGTACCACTTACTGTGGTCTATGTGAGGGTGTAATGAACAGAAACAGTGAAATGTCCATGATAAGGGTTGAATCTAGTTAGTACCTACACAGTCAGTCGTGGTAgtaaattaatgtaatgttatgaaTAGTTTACTTTTACAAATAGACTAATAACACAGATACCATGTGTTTGGTAATATGACAGGGTAGTTGGACATTGATGCATAATATATTACTGTAGATTAACTGTTAGtgccttttacttttttaatttttgttttcaatttatAAATACCAAAAGAAACTTAGTGGAAGTTCTTGAATATCAATTTACAAGAGAATGCACTATCCTATTTCAAACTATAAATGTACTAATAAGCATATATGATACATATGAGCAGAAAATGTCTGCACCTTGTCACAAAAAAACCCAGAATTCATTAGGAATTAATTTAAATGGGACAATAACCCCCCAACAAATATGTATATCtagaaatgtataataataattttaaagtTTTAGCTTTTTCAACCATAGCCCAAAATGAACACAAGAGGGAGCACAAGCACCTTCATTGTTATACACTTACAGACTGGACACAGGTTAACACACACTATCTATAACAAAGAAAGATATTTTGTCAGTTTCACGAGAAAAACGAAATCGAGACATATTATATTAACTTCTGTTTAGTGCTCATAGGAAACTATTAGAATATGTTCTAAATGTTGTAAAGAGTGATGTTGAAGGCagcaacacaacacactcaATAACCCAACACAATGTGTTACGTTTGTCATTCAACAGCACCTCGTCGAACACTGTTGGAAGGATTCAAGCCTTTCACGCTGCTGACCACACCCAACCGTAAAGTAACACTGCACTTTAGAGCATTCTGCTGTATCGTTGGCTGAATGAGTAGAAGTTTGTATATAGCAACTCATTCATGTTTAAATGCTCtttgaacatgtaaacacatgaGCAATTATTGCCATGATATACCAAGTATTCTAACTGTACTATGAGGTTTTTCAATTGCCATTTCATGGACAAAATTGTACTGTGCACAATAcacagttacaaaaaaaaaaacatacaccgAAAAAAGGTATTCCCTGTTAAAATAAGCAGGATCAAAAAAGTTGACATTGAATCGTTTTGATAGTGGGCACAGAGGATCGTGATGTTTCTGTTAATAGGAAGAGGGACAACAGGGGCAACATGCTGCTATAAAAGGAGCCACATGGAATTAAGAGTCAAAAAGGGATGGATGGTTGCGTTGTCCCTGTACTTACAACAGACAACATAGAGAAGACACACCCCTGGACTTCCTGTGACATATGAgaatacacagacacaggtgacagacagaggacacTGGCATAACAGACAAGAGgatcacatacaaacacagactAACCTCACAAACAGAGACGCTTACATTCCTTCACATGAATAGAATGTTCTGTAAGTAAGTATGGACTCTCCCATGACTGTGCAGCCCTGTGGTAATATAGACTGTGAACTTACGATTTGATAggagttttcttcttcttgccagGTTTGTTCTGATTTTGATCCTCCAGTTCCCCAATGTTGTCGTTGTCATTTTCATTGTCATAGTCATTGGATGACAGTTCAAAGGAGGCGGAGGCCTTCGGAGGGGAGTTTGACATCTTATTGGAGGATTTGAAAGGGTCTTCAGAGTCATCACAGTTATTGGTGTCAAAGGAATAAGATGGCTGGGACCGCTTGGGGGAGTTGGGAATGTCTTTCTTCGAAGTAAATGGATTGAAGTTGGGATCATCCCACTTTTCAGGTTCAAACTTGTAAGAGACTGCAGGAGCAGTGATTTCCTCCTCGTTGCCATTTTGAGTTGCTGGAGGGTCGTTGTCCAGCGGCACCGTCTGCGCTTGAAGGGCCTTCTTCAGCCCCAGCTTTGATTTCCTCAGAGGCATCTTCGCACCGGGCTTCTTGCCCAATTTCTTGGGTGGGGGAGAGGCCTGGTGTGACGCCTCACTGCCCTCCTCAGAGTAGTCAAACTCCAGCCTTACTGCCTGACGCTTGGGTATTATGGGTTGCTCTTCAGGGTTGGTGATTGGCTCTTGAAGAGGAGCTGGGGGACCCGGCTCTACAGAAGAGACAGAGGTACTCTCTGGGGGGGTAGCAATGGGGGCACACACAGGACCTTTACGACCCAAATCGGGAGAATTGGCTATTTTACTACCTCCAGTATTGAAAGGATCGATGTCCTCAAAATGATCTGGATCCCATTTGTAGGACGTACTAGGGGGAATGGGGGATTCGTCTCCAACTGTTGGACTACTCGCAAGAGGGGTCTCCTCCTGGCACAAAGGTAAGGCAGGGATGACAAGGCTATCCTCTTGGCTGGTGAGGTTGGTTTCCTCTGGCAGGGAAGGAGGAGTCTCCACTCGGCTCTTCCTGGTCCTGCGGAGGGTTCCACCAGGGCTGGGGGTTGCAGATcctccctctgcttcctcctgaGGCTGAAGAGGGCTGGCAGTTCGAGGCTTTGCGCGCTTCTTGATCTCCGGGGTGCTACTGGATGAGGCAGGCTTCGGACTCTCTGGGTTGGAGTTCTGTCTGAGAATAGAGTTCTTCTTCCCAGGCCCAGGATGGCCTTTCTTGGGCCTGCGGAGTGTCCCTGGAGCACTTTCGGTACCTACGCTGAAGGATTCAGAATGTGGACGGAAGCCTCCCACTGAGGATCCGTCCAACAGACCAGCACTTTCTAGTTCTCCTCCCTGGAAGCTGAGTGAGCGGGTCAGAGTGTGACTTGTTGATTCTCCACCATACTCGATATCGTATTGGCCACTGGCTGCAATGGGCTTGTTCTCATCAAAAACAATGGACGGGGAATGGCATGTGGCATCAGCTGGAGCCAATTCAGAGGCAGGAGGACTGACTGATGTGTCTGCTACTGCAAAAGATGGAAAGACGTAACGTAAAGAGGTTTTagctcctaaaaaaaaaaagtatgattgTATTTTCTAACTGGTTTGTGGGTGAGATGAAGGTGTGAACAAGACAGCCTGCATGGAGTTACAATGCTGCTGGCTTCTGACACATTCAATTATAGAGATAAATGGGctatgaataattaaataagagTCTCTCAGTTGAATAGAAAGTAATGGAAATTAAccacatgagagagagaaactgaacCGATTGGTCAACCTTTCCTAGATATCCCAAAAGCTTCAGATGCTTTGTCTCAAACAAAGCTAGATGAGAGATACTGCTTTAATCCACTAGATGGCGCAACAAGGCTTTCTTacgcctgttttttttttgatgacGTTGTAACACAGCATCATACGCACATCATGGCGTAATTTTCTTACCCTACCTTTGTCATCAGACGTTAGTTGCTGGGTTCGGGGATCTATAGGAGAAACAGTCTTCACTGGGGTTGTGGCTTCAGGGGTCTCAAAGGCTCCATCAGAGTCTGAACTCCTATAACAAAAGATGAGCATAGATCAATCAGACTGACATCACTTGAACTCTAGTGACTCTCTGGATTATTGACGCCATGCGACGGTGAGCTAAACTTCTCCTCTTCAGACAGGGGACATCACGAAGGATACATCTTTCTCCCAAGAAAGTACTGTTCTTTTGTGATTCAAGTAGTGAGGGCACCAGGTGCAATTTCCagtagtgtgtatgtgtttttaaaaaaaagaagctagtatgcatttctgttttcatttattattgaCTTTTATGGATACGAATGAAAACGCTGAATCTGCAGTGAGGCGACAGATAATGACACATCTGAGACACAGGATCACCGTACCGcaacacactcatacacacacaaaaccacttCAAGATCAACATCACAGATATGAAATAGATAGGGAGGGACTGAGGGAAACACTGAGCCGAAAATTGAGAAATTACCAATTTCTGCATGACAATAGGCTGTaaatgaaaatgacaatgtTATCATCCGACGCAAAAGACATATTGATTGGTTTTTCTcagcaacacacaaacacacgcacgcaaagCGAAGATCACCAGAGAACCTTACTTCTAAGGTCCTCAGCCTCCtgacctgtctcacctctgtcTGACCGCCTCCGCGGCAGCGCTGATCATGTTGTCATGACGTGAGCCCCAGGAGAAACTCCGGAGGAGCCCCAAAGCCGGATCCGAGCCCGGGCTGTCCCTGTCTCCTGCCCCTCCCAGCAGCGTGTCCCAGCCCCAGCGAGCCCACTGCAGTGGAGATAGAGCCTGCCACGTACTCACTGCCATGGCTGCCGGTGGACTACACCTCTTCGCACTACGCTGCTACTGCCggacacacaggtagacacCCACAGCCTCTTCCCAAGATGACAACTAAGACCACCAGATCCAGATACCTCTTTGTTTTCAATCTACAATCACAGTCCATTCACATTCCTCTTTGTCATCTGTAGCCGTATCAGCCTGTCTCCACTCCTCCCCAGTAGGTAATGATGCCTCCCATTCTAAACCAGACTGGCTGCAGAAGCCCACCGCCTGCAAACTGTATATTTgctctctcggtctctctctctctctctctctctctctctctctctctctccactctgtttctggggtctctctctctctctctcctct from Cyclopterus lumpus isolate fCycLum1 chromosome 15, fCycLum1.pri, whole genome shotgun sequence carries:
- the tacc2 gene encoding transforming acidic coiled-coil-containing protein 2 isoform X2, giving the protein MGANESMEQGETLCPSQEHMSSDSDGAFETPEATTPVKTVSPIDPRTQQLTSDDKVADTSVSPPASELAPADATCHSPSIVFDENKPIAASGQYDIEYGGESTSHTLTRSLSFQGGELESAGLLDGSSVGGFRPHSESFSVGTESAPGTLRRPKKGHPGPGKKNSILRQNSNPESPKPASSSSTPEIKKRAKPRTASPLQPQEEAEGGSATPSPGGTLRRTRKSRVETPPSLPEETNLTSQEDSLVIPALPLCQEETPLASSPTVGDESPIPPSTSYKWDPDHFEDIDPFNTGGSKIANSPDLGRKGPVCAPIATPPESTSVSSVEPGPPAPLQEPITNPEEQPIIPKRQAVRLEFDYSEEGSEASHQASPPPKKLGKKPGAKMPLRKSKLGLKKALQAQTVPLDNDPPATQNGNEEEITAPAVSYKFEPEKWDDPNFNPFTSKKDIPNSPKRSQPSYSFDTNNCDDSEDPFKSSNKMSNSPPKASASFELSSNDYDNENDNDNIGELEDQNQNKPGKKKKTPIKSNTFRVKRSPKKSPLSNPFQDPTPADETPSLRPQDDHATDEEKLASSTSHKWAALHNMDADLTSDQQDFPQPCDLTSFVNENSLPHQTPVQDYEIEYMEKLGSASPPLSVKKPSLYLKLDSVSDGLSKNTCAHGSEPSSPCTGSFEEMEAQITAGMKTPVLSSRPGSEGCAGDKGRKRESEALSRTQSTERNEQSPYQGPVEAPSPVPAMPLLDRLSECDDLLQYLEPDLAETNPTAFAQKLQSRLKKPSTRRWNINGSPLLKHRDVSSPVESGVSKNSLYTRTITSYIEGETPHLPRELDQSLGIAQEEIVTKEKEVLEWQRKYEDSRQEVVEMRRIVAEYEKTIAQMIEDDQKEKSLSHHTIQQLIMEKDQALSDLNSVEKSLAELFRRYEKMKDVLEGFRKNEEVLKKCAQEYLSRVRKEEQRYQALKIHAEEKLDKANADIAHVRVKSKQEQAAHQAGLRKEQMKVESLERTLEQKNKEIEELTKICDELIAKMGRS
- the tacc2 gene encoding transforming acidic coiled-coil-containing protein 2 isoform X1, which gives rise to MAVSTWQALSPLQWARWGWDTLLGGAGDRDSPGSDPALGLLRSFSWGSRHDNMISAAAEAVRQRSSDSDGAFETPEATTPVKTVSPIDPRTQQLTSDDKVADTSVSPPASELAPADATCHSPSIVFDENKPIAASGQYDIEYGGESTSHTLTRSLSFQGGELESAGLLDGSSVGGFRPHSESFSVGTESAPGTLRRPKKGHPGPGKKNSILRQNSNPESPKPASSSSTPEIKKRAKPRTASPLQPQEEAEGGSATPSPGGTLRRTRKSRVETPPSLPEETNLTSQEDSLVIPALPLCQEETPLASSPTVGDESPIPPSTSYKWDPDHFEDIDPFNTGGSKIANSPDLGRKGPVCAPIATPPESTSVSSVEPGPPAPLQEPITNPEEQPIIPKRQAVRLEFDYSEEGSEASHQASPPPKKLGKKPGAKMPLRKSKLGLKKALQAQTVPLDNDPPATQNGNEEEITAPAVSYKFEPEKWDDPNFNPFTSKKDIPNSPKRSQPSYSFDTNNCDDSEDPFKSSNKMSNSPPKASASFELSSNDYDNENDNDNIGELEDQNQNKPGKKKKTPIKSNTFRVKRSPKKSPLSNPFQDPTPADETPSLRPQDDHATDEEKLASSTSHKWAALHNMDADLTSDQQDFPQPCDLTSFVNENSLPHQTPVQDYEIEYMEKLGSASPPLSVKKPSLYLKLDSVSDGLSKNTCAHGSEPSSPCTGSFEEMEAQITAGMKTPVLSSRPGSEGCAGDKGRKRESEALSRTQSTERNEQSPYQGPVEAPSPVPAMPLLDRLSECDDLLQYLEPDLAETNPTAFAQKLQSRLKKPSTRRWNINGSPLLKHRDVSSPVESGVSKNSLYTRTITSYIEGETPHLPRELDQSLGIAQEEIVTKEKEVLEWQRKYEDSRQEVVEMRRIVAEYEKTIAQMIEDDQKEKSLSHHTIQQLIMEKDQALSDLNSVEKSLAELFRRYEKMKDVLEGFRKNEEVLKKCAQEYLSRVRKEEQRYQALKIHAEEKLDKANADIAHVRVKSKQEQAAHQAGLRKEQMKVESLERTLEQKNKEIEELTKICDELIAKMGRS